The DNA window AGGAAACCCATAAACTACCCACTCTACCCCCAGGGTCCCCAAAGACCCCTGGGAGTTGTGTAGGAAACCCATAAACTACCCACTCTACCCCCAGGGTCCCCAAAGACCCCTGGGAGTTGTGTAGGAAACCCATAAACTACCCACTCTACCCCCAGGGTCCCCAAAGACCCCTGGGAGTTGTGTAGGAAACCCATAAACTACCCACTCTACCCCCAGGGTCCCCAAAGACCCCTGGGAGTTGTGTAGGAAACCCATAAACTACCCACTCTACCCCCAGGGTCCCCAAAGACCCCTGGGAGGGTTTGGAATCCTGTGTGTTTATCTGGTCAACGTCCATCTGGTCTTCACAGGTGCTCCAGAGAAGGATGGACGGTTCAGTGAACTTCTATAGACCCTGGGATCAATACAAGATGGGCTTTGGTAACGCCGCTGGGGAGTACTGGCTCGGTGAGCAACGGGACCCCCACCACTCATGTGACTACCTGACAGtgtctgcatgtttgtttgtgactcGTGGCTGTTTCAGGTCTGGAGAATATCTTCCAGCTGACCCTGAGGAAGAAGCAGGAGCTGCTGGTGGACATGGAGGACTTTGAGGGGAACAAAGCGTTTGCTCGTTACTCCTCGTTTTCCATCGAGCAGGAGTCCAGCGGCTACACGCTGCACGTGTCTGGATTCATGGATGGGGGAGCAGGTGAGTTGGTGGTAGCAGTCTGAGCACTGGACTGGTTTTCCAAGCTAACATCTCAGTGGTCTCCTGATGCCTCATAAAGAATCTGCACAAGACTTCCAGCATCGAAGACCTCTGGCGGTCACTGAGAGCAGACAGTCCTTCTGTCTGCCGTTCTGCTCTAACTCTCTAAAATGAGGAAAGGGAAAGGCAGAGGAGTTTGATGAGATAAAGGTTCTCTAGTTAGTTAGAAAGTTAAAGAAAGAGCTGCTGGAAGAGGTGAGGAAGGTCTTGGAAGAAGTGAAGCAGCTGCAGGACTGCTGAGTGGGATAGTTTGGAGTTGGTAAATTTGTAGATGACGCCCTGACTGACCTTCATGGAATTATTGACCTTGTGGACGACACAAGCCCGACGGCTGCTACCCATCAGCCCATTTGTCccatgttgttgttgctgtaaatgtgatgaaggtgatgaagactGCTGTAATGACAtgtccaaaaaatgtaaaacaaataaaaagtttccATTAACTGGCAGTATTGCAGTATGCTCCACCCACACATATTTAGGCCCCGCCCAGCTGAAGATGCTTGCTGTCTCTGCAGGAGACTCTCTGAGTCACCACAGCGAACACAAGTTCAGCACCTTCGACAGGGACCAGGACACCTGGGCCGACAACTGCGCCAGAAAGTTTGTGGGAGCATTCTGGTACACCGGCTGCCATGACGTGAACCCCAACGGGGTCTACCGCTGGGGGGCTGACAGCAGTCTCTACGCCATTGGAGTGGAATGGGTCCATTGGAAGGGCCGTGACTACTCCCTGAAGGCCATCAGCATGAAGATCCGTCCCACCCAGTAGATCAACACCCAGGAGAATGAAGGTCTTGCCTGATGATGAGCCTCTGGGTCATAATGGAGCACCCGACCCCCCGGGTGTGTTCAGCAGGAGCATTCTAGAACAGATCTAGAACGATCAAATAAACGGTTCAATAaatcatcaaacacacacttctgtgTGTTCATGCTGCTCCACGCCTCAGGGCGCTGATGTCAGAGTgagtgttagcgttagcattcgggttagcattagcattagggttcgggttagggttataaATCTGGTAAGTCATAAACCCAATCACTGATCTATACTCTGGCGCTCCGGAGGGGGGGGCGACCTTTGCACCGGCAGAGGAGGACGGCTATCAAAGAGATAacggctggaggaggagaccaGGTCCTCTGCTTGCCTGTCAGAGACCATCAGCCCCCAGCAGAACCAGAGCcacaccagaaccagagccacaccagaaccagatcagCGGAAGGACCCAACCCACATCCAGCCAGGACCAGAGAGAACGACGTAAGACATAATTAGAACCAATGAGATGGGGGGGCACGCTTGTGACTTCatctcatcatggatttttggtaggcagtcatgtgacaccgtactctcatcctattggctgacgtcatcctgaagtgttctacgttctgtgagtctctgacttccatgagacacaaagtgttttaaagtctGTCAGAGGGTTTTAGAGGAAACACAGATAGAAGAGGGTTCatgtcaggatgggggggttcaggaacGTTTacattaccctaaataataagataatttgtcgctctatcgcgggaTTCATTGATCACATGTGGTTCCATTGACCATGAgaaacgagggatcactgtacattACTATgtcatatatattattatattccATTAGATTATGTTGGTATTATATCACTACATCACACATTTACATCAGCAGCTGTTCGTTCACAAAGAACTGATTAAATTCaggaatttaaaattaaagaatgtttgaaaaaacaaatacgAAATAGTGAAATTAAAACGAGAAACATGAAAAACCAGTgacatgatggatgatggatggatggatggacggaatgatggatggatggacggatggatggatggacggatggatggatgaatggatggatggatgaatggatgatggatggatgatggatggtggatggatgatggatggatgatggataaatggatggatggtggatggatggtggatgggtgatggatggatgaatcctccactgtctctgatgctctggagggttcagttgggtttctgtctgttaaagcgctttgaaatgactgctgatgtgattaagagatatatcaataaaacttgattgattgattgattgatgaattgatgattgatggatggatggatggtggacgaatgatggatggatgatggatgatggatggtggATGCTTGAtgctgcgttctgattggctcctgctCTGACAGGTCATGGCGAGCAGGAAGCGATGTTGTGGTGTTTCTGTCCTGGAGGCGACTCTCGCTGTTCTGTTAGTCGTCATGACGACCGTGTGTGTGACGCTGATCATCCTGATGGCGactgggaaaacacacacaggtgagaacaCCTAttataatagaatagaatagaatagaatagaatagaatagaatagaatagaatagaatagaatagaatagaatagaatataatAGAGTAGAATATAATATAGTAGAATataatagagtagagtagaattgAATACAATAGAATACAATAGAGTAGAATATAATAaagtagagtagaatagagtagaatagagtatAATAGATTAGAGTATAACAGAGTAGagtaaaatagaatagaatagaaccaACCGGAGGCCTCGCGGGAGCAGCTCTCTCACGTCGCTTTCGTCTCAGATCCGGAGCCGACCCGTCCTCCTGGACCCGACCCGGAGCGCAGGCCCTACCTGATCGGAGTGGGTCGGGCCGACTGCACCGGGCCCCCGGCTGACATCCCTCTggtcagcaacacacacacacactggggggcCTTCAGGGCCTCCTGGTCCAGGGTTCTGTGTCCACACACCATAGCGGAAACCAGTTTACAATACACAAGGTTCACActatgaaacagtccaggttcacacagtgaaacagtccaggttcacacagtgaaacagtccaggttcacacagtgaaacagtccaggttcacacagtgaaacagtccaggttcacacagtgaatccaaatctgtttaaatcaatccactggacttgaagaaggttttgcctctcatccaagaggcttcatcAGTTCTGACCAATGAAGCCttagttatccaggtcatgtttcactgtgtgaacctggactgtttcaccgtgtgaacctggactgtttcaatgcgtgaacctggactgtttcactgtgtgaacctggactgtttcaccgtgtgaacctggactgtttcaatgcgtgaacctggactgtttcactgcgtgaacctggactgtttcactgcgtgaacctggactgtttcactgcgtgaacctggactgtttcactgcgtgaacctggactgtttcactgtgtgaacctggactgtttcactgcgtgaacctggactgtttcactgtgtgaacctggactgtttcactgtgtgaacctggactgtttcaatgcgtgaacctggactgtttcactacgtgaacctggactgtttcactgtgtgaacctggactgtttcaccgtgtgaacctggactgtttcaatgcgtgaacctggactgtttcactgtgtgaacctggactgtttcaccgtgtgaacctggactgtttcaatgcgtgaacctggactgtttcactgcgtgaacctggactgtttcactgtgtgaacctggactgtttcactgcgtgaacctggactgtttcactgtgtgaacctggactgtttcactgtgtgaacctggactgtttcactgtgtgaacctggactgtttcactgtgtgaacctggactgtttcactgtgtgaacctggactgtttcaatgcgtgaacctggactgtttcactacgtgaacctggactgtttcactgtgtgaacctggactgtttcaccgtgtgaacctggactgtttcactgtgtgaacctggactgttacaccgtgtgaacctggactgtttcactgcgtgaacctggactgtttcactgtgtgaacctggactgtttcactacgtgaacctggactgtttcactacgtgaacctggactgtttcactgtgtgaacctggactgtttcactgtgtgaacctggactgttacaccatgtgaacctggactgtttcactgtgtgaacctggactgtttcactgtgtgaacctggactgttacaccatgtgaacctggactgtttcactgtgtgaacctggactgttacACCGTGTGAACCTGCACTGTtacaccatgtgaacctggactgtttcaccgtgtgaacctggactgtttcactgcgtgaacctggactgtttcactgtgagtTCACTGAGAGTTCTGTCGTCTCCTGATGTAAACAACAGAACCTCATCATCTGCAAAGGGCCTCGACTCTGACGTCACCATCGTTGCCCCGGAAACCAGAACACTAGTGGTCACCTGACACACTGACAGACTTGTTTACCAAGACTGTTTGGACGTAACCATGGTGATCTGGTGGTTAATGGCCCCTGACTGAACACTGAACGTCTGACAATCTCAGACTCCAGTAGAGATTAGATTATCTGTCCACACGGATCAGGGACAAACATTACAACTCCAGACTCTGGACTCTGATTCGCTGTGTTCACCTGGTAGGTTCAGAGAGGAACAGGAAATAAACTCCATCCCTACTTTACAGGTAAACACGTTCCTGGAACCGTCACAGACTCTGGTTAGACCAATAATAAAGAGTTAATGTGGGGTGTGTTCCATGTTGAACCCGTCCTGCAATGAGAAAGGAACATATTAGGTGTagttttagtatcaggtgtagttttagtatcaggtgtagtttagtatcaggtgtagtttagtatcaagtgtagtttagtatcaggtgtagttttagtTTCAGGTGTATTTTagcatcaggtgtagttttagcatcaggtgtagttttagcatcaggtgtagttttagtatcaggtgtagttttagtatcaggtgtagttttagcatcaggtgtagttttagcatcaggtgtagttttagcatcaggtgtagttttagtatcaggtgtagttttagcatcaggtgtagttttagtatcaggtgtagttttagtatcaggtgtagttttagtatcaggtgtagttttagtatcaggtgtagttttagcatcaggtgtagttttagcatcaggtgtagttttagcatcaggtgtagttttagtatcaggtgtagttttagtatcaggtgtagttttagcatcaggtgtagttttagtatcaggtgtagttttagcATCAGGTATTGTTTTAGTTTTAGGTGTACTTTTAGTTCATGTGTAGTTTCAGCATCAGGGTAGTTTTAGTATCAAGTTTAGTTTATTATTAGGTGTAGTTTTagcatcaggtgtagtttagtatcaggtgtagtttagtatcaggtctagttttagcatcaggtgtagttttagcatcaggtgtagtttagtatcaggtctAGTTTTAGCATTAGGTGTAGTTTTagcatcaggtgtagttttagcatcaggtgtagttttagcatcaggtgtagtttagtatcaggtctagttttagcatcaggtgtagttttagcATCAGGTGAAGTTTTAatatcaggtgtagttttagtATCAGGCGTagttttagtatcaggtgtagttttagtatcaggtgtCGTTTTAGCATCAGGCGTagttttagtatcaggtgtagttttagtatcaggtgaagttttagtatcaggtgtagttttagtatcaggtgtagttttagtATCAGGCGTagttttagtatcaggtgtagttttagcatcaggtgtagttttagcatcaggtgtagttttagtatcaggtgtagtttagtatcagctgtagttttagcatcaggtgtagttttagcatcaggtgtagttttagtatcaggtgtagtttagtatcagctgtagttttagcatcaggtgtagttttagcatcaggtgtagttttagtatcaggtgtagtttagtatcagctgtagttttagcatcaggtgtagttttagcATCAGGTGGTTTTAGTACAGGTGTGGTGATGTCTACTTTCGTGGTCCCCCAGGGATTAGTGGGAGGAGCCTGCTTTAGGCCAAAGTATTTCACTGTGTGGCCCTGGATTCATGTGTTGTGGTTTTGTAgatgcctgtttgtctgtcgtgTGTAGATGGGCTACGCGAACCCTCAGCAGACGGCTGCAGGCATACACACTCGCCTGTACAGCCGGGCCTTCATCATCGATGACGGACAGCAGAGAGTGGTCTTCGTCACCGCAGACGTGGGAATGATATCACAGAGGCTCCGTCTGgaggtgagcacacacacacacacacacacacacacacacacacacacacacacacacacacacacacacacacacacacacacacacacacacagagagagagccTCTGCAACTACTGAGttaatttatgtgtgtgtgtgtgtgttcaggttctGCAGGCACTGGAAGTGAAGTATGGGGGTGTGTACCGTCGGGACAACGTGGTTCTGagtgcgacacacacacactgtggacCAGCGGGATATTTCCAGTACACACTGTTCATGTTGTCCAGTAAAGGTTACATCAAGTCCTCCATCCAGCCGCTGGTCAACGGCATcgtcaaggtgtgtgtgtgtgtgtgtgtgtgtgtgtgtgtgtgtgtgtgtgtgtgtatatgtgtgtgtgtgtgtgtgtgtatgtgtgtgtaagtgtgtgtatgtgtgtgtgtgtgtgtgtgtctgtgtgtgtgtgtgtgtgtgtctgtgtgtgtgtgtgtatgtgtgtgtatgtgtgtgtgtgtgtctgtatatgtgtgtgtgtgtgtatgtgtgtgtgtgtctgtgtgtgtgtgtgtgtgtgtgtgtatatgtgtgtgtgtgtgtgtgtgtatgtgtgtgtatgtgtgtgttgtgtgtctgtgtgtgtgtgtgtgtgtgtgtgtgtgtctgtgtgtgtgtgtgtgtgtgtatatgtgtgtgtgtgtgtgtgtgtgtgtgtgtatgtgtgtgtgtgtgtgtgtgtgtgtgtgtgtgtctgtgtgtgtgtgtatgtgtgtgtatgtgtgtgtgtgtgtgtgtctgtgtgtgtgtgtgtgtgtgtctgtgtgtgtgtgtgtgtgtatgtgtgtgtatgtgtgtgtttgtgtgtctgtatatgtgtgtgtgtgtgtgtatatatgtgtgtgtgtgtgtgtgtgtctgtgtgtgtgtgtctgtgtgtgtgtgtgtatgtgtgtgtatgtgtgtgtgtgtgtgtgtgtgtgtgtgtgtgtatatgtgtgtgtgtgtgtatgtgtgtgtatatgtgtgtgtgtgtgtgtgtctgtgtgtgtgtgtgtctgtatatgtgtgtgtgtgtgtgtgtgtgtgtgtgtgtgtgtgtgtctgtgtgtgtgtgtgtgtgtgtgtgtgtgtatatgtgtgtgtgtgtgtgtgtatgtgtgtgtatgtgtgtgttgtgtgtctgtgtgtgtgtgtgtgtgtgtgtgtgtctgtgtgtgtgtgtgtgtgtgtgtatatgtgtgtgtgtgtgtgtgtgtgtgtgtatgtgtgtgtgtgtgtgtgtgtgtgtgtgtgtctgtgtgtgtgtgtgtgtgtgtgtgtgtgtgtgtgtgtgtatgtgtgtgtgttgtgtgtctgtgtgtgtgtgcactgcctCGTGTCCTCGTAGGGATGGAACACAGACACCAATGTGGGGGAGGGGCCACTGAGCTGAAAGAACAGGCTCATCTCCAGAACATAGACGTAGCCAAACTGTACTGCATCAGTAATGGCTCCCTTCTCCAGAGCATAGACGTGGCCAATGGCAGCATGAGGCCGGGCCGGGTCTACGTCAGCCGGGGGCAGCTGGAGGACAGCAGCCTGAACAGGAGCCCCCACTCCTACCTGAACAACCCCCAGGACGAGAGACGCAGGTGCCCCGCCCACCGGGAGGACAGATCGCTATTGATTACTGCTGTCTATTGATTACTGCTGTCTATTGATTACTGCTGACTATTGATTAATGCTATTGATTACTGCTGACTATTGATTAATGCTATTGATTACTGCTGTCTATTGATTAATGCTGTCTGACTATTGATTAATGCTGACTATTGATTAATGCTGTCTATTGATTAATGCTGTCTATTGATTGATGCTGTCTATTGATTAATGCTGTCTATTGATTACTGCTGTCTATTGATTACTGCTGTCTATTGATTACTGCTGTCTATTGATTACTGCTGACTATTGATTACTGCTGACTATTGATTACTGCTGACTATTGATTAATGCTATTGATTACTGCTGTCTATTGATTAATGCTGTCTGACTATTGATTAATGCTGACTATTGATTAATGCTGTCTATTGATTAATGCTGTCTATTGATTGATGCTGTCTATTGATTAATGCTGTCTATTGATTGATGCTGTCTATTGATTGATGCTGTCTATTGATTAATGCTGTCTATTGATTAATGCTGTCTATTGATTGATGCTGTCTATTGATTGATGCTGTCTATTGATTGATGCTGTCTATTGATTAATGCTGTCTATTGATTAATGCTGTCTGCCTGGTGCCTTCAGGTACAAAtggaacacagacaaacaggtgACGGTGTTGAAGTTCACCGACCTGGATGGAGATGGGATCGGCATGCTCAGGTAAAGAACAGACAAGCCCCGCCCATCCTGACCAGTCTGGACACAGCCAATCTGGAATGACGTGTTGTTGGCACCGCCCCCTGACAGCTGGTTCGCCGTCCATGCCGTCAGTATGAACTCCACCAACCGCATGGTGAGCAGCGACAACCTGGGCCACGCCTCCTACCTGATGGAGCGGGACAAGAACCCGCGAGACTTACCTGGACAGGTGAGTAGAGGGGAGTGACATCACCAGGTGAGGTCATCGCGTCAGCTgaccaccgtgtgtgtgtgtgtgtctgttcaggGGGGCTTCGTCGCCGCCTTCTCCTCCAGTAACCTTGGCGACGTCAGTCCCAACATCAACGGACCGCGGTGTGTGAACACCGGGAGACCATGTGACTACCTGaacagctcctgtcctgtggggggggtgagtacacacacacacacacacacacacacacacacacacacacacacacacacacacacacacacacacacacacacacacattaaaccacACATTAAGTGTGGAACAgaaagtggtgtgtgtgtgtgtgtgtgtgtgtgtgtgtgtgtgtgtgtgtgtgtgtctgtgtgtgtgtgtgtgtgtgtgtgtgtgtctgtgtgtgtgtgtgtgtgtgtcagactaaGTTGTGTGTAGCTTCTGGACCAGGAGACGACATGTTTGAAAGCACGAAGATCATCGGACACAACATCTACAGGAAGGCCAaggtacctgtctgtctgtctgtctgtctgtctgtctgtctgtctgtctgtctgtctgtctgtctgtgtctgtctgtctgtctgtctgtctgtctgtctgtctgtgtgtctgtctgtctgtctgtctgtctgtctgtctgtctgtctgtctgtctgtctgtctgtctgtctgtgtctgtctgtctgtctgtctgtctgtgtgtctgtctgtctgtctgtctgtctgtctgtctgtctgtgtctgtctgtctgtctgtctgtctgtctgtctgtctgtctgtctgtctgtctgtctgtctgtgtgtctgtctgactgtctgtctgtctgtctgtctgtctgtgtgtctgtctgactctCTGCCTGTATGTctaaatctgtctgtctgtctgtgattgactgcctgtctgtctctccaggAGCTCTATGCTAACCCAGAGGAGGAGCTGATTGGTCGTCTCTACGTTGCTCATCAATGGGTCAACATGACGGACGTCAGCGTTAAGATCAACGACACACACACGGTACCTGAACGCCCCACGGTAACATCAGACAGTGAACTCACCACAGACTGTCTGTTGTCCTACGGTAACAGTAAACAGTAGACAGTGAACTCACCACAGACTGTCCTACGGTAACATCAGACAGTGAACTCACCACACACTGTCCATAGGTGCGTACCTGTAAACCGGCTCTGGGTCACAGCTTTGCTGCAGGAACGactgacggggggggggagctgAACTTCACTCAGGGTAAGACTACCAGCCCACCTCCACCTGCCGTCCTACCACCTGACCTGTAGTGACGCCGGCGTGTCCTCAGGAGCTGTGGAGGGCGACCCCTTCTGGGACGCCATTAGAGACGCCATCTTGGGGGAGCCGTCCAACGAGACCCGGGCGTGTCACCACCCCAAACCCATCCTGTTCAGCACTGGGGAGGTGagaccccaccaatgacctaccagaactaaaccccaccaatgacctacgaGACTAAACctcaccaatgacctactgggactaaaccccaccaatgacctactgggactAAACCCCAGCAATGATCTACCGgaactaaaccccaccaatgacctacgaGACTAAACctcaccaatgacctactgggactaaaccccaccaatgacctactgggactaaaccccaccaatgacctaccggactaaacctcACCAATGACCTACGAGACTAAACctcaccaatgacctactgggacttaaccccaccaatgacctactgggactaaaccccaccaatgacctactgggactAAACCCCAGCAATGATCTACCGgaactaaaccccaccaatgacctacgaGACTAAACctcaccaatgacctactgggactaaaccccaccaatgacctactgggactaaaccccaccaatgacctactgggactaaaccccaccaatgacctacaggactaaaccccaccaatgacctaccggactaaacctcaccaatgacctactgggactaaaccccaccaatgacctactgggactaaaccccaccaatgacctaccggactaaaccccaccaatgacctactgggactaaatcccaccaatgacctactggactaaaccccaccaatgacctaccggactaaaccccaccaatgacctaccggactaaaccccaccaatgacctactggactaaaccccaccaatgacctactgggactaaaccccaccaatgacctactggactaaaccccaccaatgacctaccggactaaaccccaccaatgacctaccggactaaaccccaccaatgacctaccggactaaaccccaccaatgacctactggactaaaccccaccaatgacctaccggaactaaaccccaccaatgacctacgaGACTAAACctcaccaatgacctactgggactAAACCCAAACAATGACTTACcgggactaaaccccaccaatgacctaccgggaCTAAACCCCAGCAATGCTCTACCGGAagtaaaccccaccaatgacctacgaGACTAAACctcaccaatgacctactgggactaaaccccaccaatgacctactgggactaaaccccaccaatgacctactgggactaaaccccaccaatgacctaccggactaaaccccaccaatgacctaccggactaaaccccaccaatgacctaccggactaaaccccaccaatgacctaccggactaaaacCCCCCAAAGACCTactgggactaaaccccaccaatgacctactgggactaaaccccaccaatgacgtaccggactaaaccccaccaatgacctaccggattaaaccccaccaatgacctaccggactaaaccccaccaatgacctaccggactaaaccccaccaatgacctgccggactaaaccccaccaatgacctaccggattAAACCCCaacaatgacctaccggactaaaccccaccaatgacctaccggactaaaccccaccaatgacctactggactaaaccccaccaatgacctaccggactaaacccctcCAATGACGTACCGGACTGAACCCCACCAATgtcctaccggactaaaccccaccaatgacctaccggattaaaccccaccaatgacctaccggactaaaccccaccaatgacctaccggactaaaccccaccaatgacctaccggactaaaccccaccaatgacctaccggactaaaccccaccaatgacctaccgagACTAAACCCCAGCAATGCTCTACCGgaactaaaccccaccaatgacctacgaGACTAAACctcaccaatgacctactgggactaaaccccaccaatgacctactggactaaacccc is part of the Antennarius striatus isolate MH-2024 chromosome 21, ASM4005453v1, whole genome shotgun sequence genome and encodes:
- the LOC137588292 gene encoding microfibril-associated glycoprotein 4-like, which translates into the protein MKKRTPTMTLLLLLLLPPLLVRCSCLLLPTDCSDIQLSNTSPPSGVYTIYPIGPPSAVQVYCDMDSLGGKWTVLQRRMDGSVNFYRPWDQYKMGFGNAAGEYWLGLENIFQLTLRKKQELLVDMEDFEGNKAFARYSSFSIEQESSGYTLHVSGFMDGGAGDSLSHHSEHKFSTFDRDQDTWADNCARKFVGAFWYTGCHDVNPNGVYRWGADSSLYAIGVEWVHWKGRDYSLKAISMKIRPTQ
- the asah2 gene encoding neutral ceramidase; this encodes MASRKRCCGVSVLEATLAVLLVVMTTVCVTLIILMATGKTHTDPEPTRPPGPDPERRPYLIGVGRADCTGPPADIPLMGYANPQQTAAGIHTRLYSRAFIIDDGQQRVVFVTADVGMISQRLRLEVLQALEVKYGGVYRRDNVVLSATHTHCGPAGYFQYTLFMLSSKGYIKSSIQPLVNGIVKSIDVANGSMRPGRVYVSRGQLEDSSLNRSPHSYLNNPQDERRRYKWNTDKQVTVLKFTDLDGDGIGMLSWFAVHAVSMNSTNRMVSSDNLGHASYLMERDKNPRDLPGQGGFVAAFSSSNLGDVSPNINGPRCVNTGRPCDYLNSSCPVGGTKLCVASGPGDDMFESTKIIGHNIYRKAKELYANPEEELIGRLYVAHQWVNMTDVSVKINDTHTVRTCKPALGHSFAAGTTDGGGELNFTQGAVEGDPFWDAIRDAILGEPSNETRACHHPKPILFSTGEMSWPLPWHPEIVDVQLMVVGSVAVVAVPGEMTTMAGRRLRDAVRQELQAGSAFRDLEVVIAGLSNVYTHYITTYEEYQVQRYEGASTIYGPHTLSAYLQTFRHLARAVRQDQVLALPPGPAPPFFKENLFSLMAAAPADRKPANSSFGDVLQQVNPAYRQGDTVSVVFVAGNPRHSGDVRDKTFVTVEIHDNRTDTWEVVYTDASWETRFHWLKGPAQQSNSTVEWHIPPGAPSGSYRIKHYGHAKQMKGFRPVITPYEGVSQVFRVSPSFYYH